The Pocillopora verrucosa isolate sample1 chromosome 14, ASM3666991v2, whole genome shotgun sequence genome has a segment encoding these proteins:
- the LOC131777729 gene encoding cubilin: MNSIWVLQFFFISLLRLVNSSDACTPAGESIDASSGNISSPNFPNNYDANRICTWNITVPSMKIIKLTFLNFTLVAGENDDCAGAAADSARVFITNVASHGGKSNDLKICGQKLPSPVYSEGNFIQVRFESHTGPVNKGFNATFEAIDGDSLCPTDMILDETSGSFSSPFNPRNYPFNQTCSWKIIGKQGYHVELTIPDYNLQRCGGAACSCDHMEVQNSFSDEVLPGKLCGTPRFPPVKFYSLRESLRVVFVSDDTNMDYDGFEATYKLLNHSPPICPKEPISLYDSGKISSTNFPVGNYTASRNCSWIITVSAGESVKLAFTYFFLSSCANCNSSHCSYVELYDGNSTSSTLLGRFCQNSLLPNTTSSGNQMFVMFHAGTDVNRGFEASYSVASTQTTPGSTPGSTPGSTPGSTPRLTPGPIPAIGGLSPGAIVGISVAVPVLITMVIAAFKYYRKWKKQKNEDVPQPEMESLKQKRELFVLSETIQFQVLVGKTPFVWFSRMSLMHVSNVFLIIMVHHAACNPCASPEVISGTSGLFSSLNFPTETPAGSTCFWNITVPEGFVVKITFHAFSLSPADKNTDCTNAQGARLRISDVASTEQARDPFELCGQSIPSPVYTSTNTIQVRLKTVAQHGVIGFNASYEAISPDKLCPAMANLSDASGVITSPFYPRYYPDDQNCMWDIVASNGKHLKLEIEKTTNIQQCNQCNCDYLDIQYGFDSSGNPSEKICKELTETVTYYSLKDRLRVQFHSDNLSKFLFKGFRAVYSRLESNPRFCPKAATLFTASNGKFSSPGYPSDVPPGLDVANNRACTWKITVAAGKRVKLNFTHLNFGTCSSQCDQCTHLDIYDGDSKSSPSLGRFCPESAKEVKVSSGNQMFVEFESGFGNDRGTGFEVQYSETTDDPNKTEPPTRAGAMKTGGLLIPTMLALAASLY, encoded by the exons ATGAATTCCATATGGgtattgcaattttttt TTATCTCACTTCTTCGCCTGGTGAACTCATCTGATG cttgcACCCCTGCTGGAGAATCCATTGATGCCTCAAGTGGTAACATTTCCAGCCCCAATTTTCCCAACAACTATGATGCAAACAGGATTTGTACCTGGAATATCACTGTGCCCAGtatgaaaatcatcaaactgaCCTTCTTGAACTTTACCCTGGTAGCAGGTGAAAATGATGACTGTGCTGGAGCGGCAGCAGATAGTGCCCGAGTCTTTATCACAAATGTTGCTTCTCATGGAGGAAAATCCAATGACTTAAAGATCTGTGGTCAAAAGCTTCCCTCTCCTGTGTACTCCGAGGGAAATTTCATTCAAGTGAGATTTGAATCTCACACCGGCCCTGTAAACAAAGGGTTCAATGCAACCTTTGAGGCAATAGATGGAGATTCAC TGTGCCCAACAGATATGATCCTTGATGAAACATCAGGTTCTTTTTCCTCTCCCTTTAATCCAAGAAACTATCCATTCAACCAGACATGTAGCTGGAAGATAATAGGGAAACAAGGATACCATGTTGAGCTCACAATACCAGACTATAATCTTCAACGTTGTGGTGGCGCTGCTTGCTCGTGTGATCATATGGAGGTTCAGAATAGCTTCAGTGATGAAGTGCTGCCTGGAAAACTATGTGGTACACCAAGGTTTCCTCCTGTAAAGTTTTATTCACTGCGCGAAAGCTTGAGGGTGGTGTTTGTGTCGGATGATACAAACATGGATTATGATGGATTTGAggcaacttacaagctgttgaacCACAGTCCTCCAA TTTGTCCTAAAGAGCCAATTTCTCTCTATGATAGTGGAAAGATCAGCAGCACCAATTTTCCAGTAGGTAACTATACTGCATCAAGGAATTGTTCATGGATCATAACCGTTTCAGCTGGTGAATCCGTGAAGTTGgcatttacttattttttcctTAGTTCATGTGCAAATTGCAATTCTAGTCATTGCTCCTATGTGGAGCTTTATGATGGAAATTCCACAAGCTCAACTTTACTGGGGCGTTTCTGTCAGAATTCACTTTTGCCAAACACAACTTCCAGTGGAAATCAAATGTTTGTAATGTTTCATGCTGGTACTGATGTTAATCGTGGATTTGAGGCATCCTATTCAGTTGCGTCCACTCAAACAACACCAGGGTCAACACCAGGGTCAACACCAGGGTCAACACCAGGATCAACACCAAGATTGACGCCAGGACCAATACCCGCTATTG GCGGCCTGAGCCCAGGCGCCATTGTGGGGATCTCAGTGGCAGTACCAGTATTAATTACAATGGTGATAGCAGCTTTCAAGTACTATC GTAAatggaaaaaacagaaaaatgaagatGTTCCCCAACCTGAGATGGAGAGCCTTAAGCAAAA AAGAGAGCTTTTCGTTCTTTCAGAAACGATACAGTTCCAGGTTTTGGTTGGCAAGACTCCGTTTGTTTGGTTCAGCAGAATGTCTTTGATGCACGTCTCAAACGTGTTCC TCATCATCATGGTTCATCATGCAGCATGTAAtc CATGTGCCTCTCCAGAAGTTATCAGTGGAACCTCTGGACTTTTTTCAAGCCTTAATTTTCCCACCGAGACACCAGCAGGCTCAACTTGTTTCTGGAATATCACAGTTCCAGAAGGATTTGTGGTGAAAATAACTTTCCATGCCTTTTCACTGTCACCAGCTGACAAAAATACTGACTGTACTAATGCACAAGGGGCTCGTCTTCGTATCTCAGATGTTGCATCAACTGAACAGGCAAGAGACCCCTTTGAGCTCTGTGGACAGTCTATTCCTAGTCCTGTGTATACTTCCACAAACACCATTCAAGTGAGATTGAAGACAGTAGCTCAGCATGGAGTCATTGGATTTAATGCATCTTATGAGGCGATCTCCCCTGATAAGT TGTGTCCAGCAATGGCCAATTTGAGTGATGCATCAGGTGTTATTACCTCTCCATTTTATCCCAGATATTATCCAGATGACCAGAACTGCATGTGGGATATTGTTGCAAGCAATGGAAAGCATCTCAAGCTTGAGATTGAGAAGACCACAAACATTCAACAATGTAATCAATGCAATTGTGACTATTTGGATATCCAGTATGGCTTTGACAGTTCAGGAAATCCAAGTGAGAAAATATGTAAAGAACTCACGGAAACTGTGACGTACTACTCACTTAAGGATCGTCTAAGGGTGCAGTTTCATTCAGACAACTTGTCGAAATTCCTTTTTAAGGGATTCAGAGCAGTTTACTCTCGCCTGGAATCCAACCCGAGAT TTTGTCCTAAAGCAGCAACCCTGTTCACAGCTTCAAATGGAAAGTTCAGCAGTCCTGGTTACCCCTCAGATGTCCCTCCTGGTCTAGATGTAGCTAATAATCGAGCCTGTACCTGGAAGATCACTGTAGCTGCTGGGAAACGTGTCAAGTTGAATTTTACCCATCTAAATTTTGGCACATGTTCTTCTCAATGTGATCAGTGCACACATCTGGACATCTATGATGGTGATTCAAAAAGCTCTCCTTCTCTGGGGCGTTTCTGTCCTGAATCTGCAAAGGAAGTGAAGGTGTCAAGTGGTAACCAAATGTTTGTGGAGTTTGAATCTGGCTTTGGTAATGATCGTGGTACTGGTTTTGAAGTACAATACTCGGAGACTACAGATGATCCAAACAAAACAGAACCCCCAACAA GGGCCGGAGCCATGAAGACTGGTGGCCTGTTGATTCCCACCATGCTTGCCCTAGCTGCTTCCCTTTATTAG
- the LOC131777694 gene encoding CUB domain-containing protein 2 isoform X2, with translation MFVMIISSWRLGCLWFGEFDCLWFACGLPVVCLWFGEMSSAMHTLNVFLIIMVHHAACNPCASPEVISGTSGLFSSFNFPTETPRDSTCFWNITVPEGFVVKITFHTFSLSPGDTKTDCSNAQGARLRISDVASTEQARYPFELCGQSIPNPVYTSTNTIQVRLKTVAQHGVIGFNASYEAISPDKLCPAMANLSDASGVITSPFYPRYYPNDQNCMWDIVASNGKHLKLEIENSTNIPQCNQCNCDYLDVQYGFDSSGNPSEKICKELKETVTYYSLKDRLRVQFHSDNLSKFIFKGFRAVYSRLESNPRFCPKAATLFTASNGKFSSPGYPSDVPPGLDVANNRACTWKITVAAGKRVKLNFTHLNFGTCSSQCDQCTHLDIYDGDSKSSPSLGRFCPESAKETKVSHGNNVFVEFESGFGNDRGTGFEVQYSETDDPPTDVGDASTTVTTKPTDEQTDKPSDKPTFKQAEPPTSHPSPELISKSVEPYQKKSGAGASKTGGLLILTILALAASLY, from the exons ATGTTTGTG atgatcatctctaGTTGGAGActgggctgcctgtggtttGGCGAGTTTGACTGTCTGTGGTTTGCCTGTGGTTTGCCTGTGGTTTGCCTGTGGTTTGGCGAAATGTCTTCCGCGATGCACACCTTAAACGTCTTCC TCATCATCATGGTTCATCATGCAGCATGTAAtc catGTGCCTCTCCAGAAGTTATCAGTGGAACCTCTGGACTTTTTTCAAGCTTTAATTTTCCCACTGAGACACCAAGAGACTCAACTTGTTTCTGGAATATCACAGTTCCAGAAGGATTTGTGGTGAAAATAACTTTCCACACATTTTCACTGTCACCAGGTGACACAAAAACTGACTGTAGTAATGCACAAGGGGCTCGTCTTCGTATCTCAGATGTTGCATCAACTGAACAGGCAAGATACCCATTTGAACTCTGTGGGCAGTCTATTCCTAATCCTGTGTATACTTCCACAAACACCATTCAAGTGAGATTGAAGACAGTAGCTCAGCATGGAGTCATTGGATTTAATGCATCTTATGAGGCGATCTCCCCTGATAAGT TGTGTCCAGCAATGGCCAATTTGAGTGATGCATCAGGTGTTATTACCTCTCCATTTTATCCCAGATATTATCCAAATGACCAGAACTGCATGTGGGATATTGTTGCAAGCAACGGAAAGCATCTCAAGCTTGAGATTGAGAACTCCACAAACATTCCACAATGTAATCAATGCAATTGTGACTATTTGGATGTCCAGTATGGCTTTGACAGTTCAGGAAATCCAAGTGAGAAAATATGTAAAGAACTCAAGGAAACTGTGACGTACTACTCACTTAAGGATCGTCTAAGGGTGCAGTTTCATTCAGACAACTTGtcgaaattcatttttaagggATTCAGAGCAGTTTACTCTCGCCTGGAATCCAACCCGAGAT TTTGTCCTAAAGCAGCAACCCTGTTCACAGCTTCAAATGGAAAGTTCAGCAGTCCTGGTTACCCCTCAGATGTCCCTCCTGGTCTAGATGTAGCTAATAATCGAGCCTGTACCTGGAAGATCACTGTAGCTGCTGGGAAACGTGTCAAGTTGAATTTTACCCATCTAAATTTTGGCACATGTTCTTCTCAATGTGATCAGTGCACACATCTGGACATCTATGATGGTGATTCAAAAAGCTCTCCTTCTCTGGGGCGTTTCTGTCCTGAATCTGCAAAGGAAACGAAGGTGTCACACGGTAACAACGTGTTTGTGGAGTTTGAATCTGGCTTTGGTAATGATCGTGGTACTGGTTTTGAAGTACAATACTCAGAGACAGATGATCCACCTACAGATGTGGGTGATGCATCTACAACTGTCACAACAAAACCAACAGATGAACAAACAGATAAACCATCAGATAAACCAACATTTAAACAAGCAGAACCCCCAACAA GTCATCCATCACCAGAACTAATTTCCAAGTCTGTTGAGCCATATCAAAAGAAAAGCG GGGCTGGAGCCTCAAAGACTGGTGGCCTGTTGATTCTCACCATACTTGCCCTAGCTGCATCCCTCTATTAG
- the LOC131777694 gene encoding CUB domain-containing protein 2 isoform X3, with amino-acid sequence MIISSWRLGCLWFGEFDCLWFACGLPVVCLWFGEMSSAMHTLNVFLIIMVHHAACNPCASPEVISGTSGLFSSFNFPTETPRDSTCFWNITVPEGFVVKITFHTFSLSPGDTKTDCSNAQGARLRISDVASTEQARYPFELCGQSIPNPVYTSTNTIQVRLKTVAQHGVIGFNASYEAISPDKLCPAMANLSDASGVITSPFYPRYYPNDQNCMWDIVASNGKHLKLEIENSTNIPQCNQCNCDYLDVQYGFDSSGNPSEKICKELKETVTYYSLKDRLRVQFHSDNLSKFIFKGFRAVYSRLESNPRFCPKAATLFTASNGKFSSPGYPSDVPPGLDVANNRACTWKITVAAGKRVKLNFTHLNFGTCSSQCDQCTHLDIYDGDSKSSPSLGRFCPESAKETKVSHGNNVFVEFESGFGNDRGTGFEVQYSETDDPPTDVGDASTTVTTKPTDEQTDKPSDKPTFKQAEPPTSHPSPELISKSVEPYQKKSGAGASKTGGLLILTILALAASLY; translated from the exons atgatcatctctaGTTGGAGActgggctgcctgtggtttGGCGAGTTTGACTGTCTGTGGTTTGCCTGTGGTTTGCCTGTGGTTTGCCTGTGGTTTGGCGAAATGTCTTCCGCGATGCACACCTTAAACGTCTTCC TCATCATCATGGTTCATCATGCAGCATGTAAtc catGTGCCTCTCCAGAAGTTATCAGTGGAACCTCTGGACTTTTTTCAAGCTTTAATTTTCCCACTGAGACACCAAGAGACTCAACTTGTTTCTGGAATATCACAGTTCCAGAAGGATTTGTGGTGAAAATAACTTTCCACACATTTTCACTGTCACCAGGTGACACAAAAACTGACTGTAGTAATGCACAAGGGGCTCGTCTTCGTATCTCAGATGTTGCATCAACTGAACAGGCAAGATACCCATTTGAACTCTGTGGGCAGTCTATTCCTAATCCTGTGTATACTTCCACAAACACCATTCAAGTGAGATTGAAGACAGTAGCTCAGCATGGAGTCATTGGATTTAATGCATCTTATGAGGCGATCTCCCCTGATAAGT TGTGTCCAGCAATGGCCAATTTGAGTGATGCATCAGGTGTTATTACCTCTCCATTTTATCCCAGATATTATCCAAATGACCAGAACTGCATGTGGGATATTGTTGCAAGCAACGGAAAGCATCTCAAGCTTGAGATTGAGAACTCCACAAACATTCCACAATGTAATCAATGCAATTGTGACTATTTGGATGTCCAGTATGGCTTTGACAGTTCAGGAAATCCAAGTGAGAAAATATGTAAAGAACTCAAGGAAACTGTGACGTACTACTCACTTAAGGATCGTCTAAGGGTGCAGTTTCATTCAGACAACTTGtcgaaattcatttttaagggATTCAGAGCAGTTTACTCTCGCCTGGAATCCAACCCGAGAT TTTGTCCTAAAGCAGCAACCCTGTTCACAGCTTCAAATGGAAAGTTCAGCAGTCCTGGTTACCCCTCAGATGTCCCTCCTGGTCTAGATGTAGCTAATAATCGAGCCTGTACCTGGAAGATCACTGTAGCTGCTGGGAAACGTGTCAAGTTGAATTTTACCCATCTAAATTTTGGCACATGTTCTTCTCAATGTGATCAGTGCACACATCTGGACATCTATGATGGTGATTCAAAAAGCTCTCCTTCTCTGGGGCGTTTCTGTCCTGAATCTGCAAAGGAAACGAAGGTGTCACACGGTAACAACGTGTTTGTGGAGTTTGAATCTGGCTTTGGTAATGATCGTGGTACTGGTTTTGAAGTACAATACTCAGAGACAGATGATCCACCTACAGATGTGGGTGATGCATCTACAACTGTCACAACAAAACCAACAGATGAACAAACAGATAAACCATCAGATAAACCAACATTTAAACAAGCAGAACCCCCAACAA GTCATCCATCACCAGAACTAATTTCCAAGTCTGTTGAGCCATATCAAAAGAAAAGCG GGGCTGGAGCCTCAAAGACTGGTGGCCTGTTGATTCTCACCATACTTGCCCTAGCTGCATCCCTCTATTAG
- the LOC131777694 gene encoding CUB domain-containing protein 2 isoform X4, whose amino-acid sequence MVRRWRKDQANLFNGELKMSAKRKTMGCFSPKYPELDQTILDWFSEQRSQVIIMVHHAACNPCASPEVISGTSGLFSSFNFPTETPRDSTCFWNITVPEGFVVKITFHTFSLSPGDTKTDCSNAQGARLRISDVASTEQARYPFELCGQSIPNPVYTSTNTIQVRLKTVAQHGVIGFNASYEAISPDKLCPAMANLSDASGVITSPFYPRYYPNDQNCMWDIVASNGKHLKLEIENSTNIPQCNQCNCDYLDVQYGFDSSGNPSEKICKELKETVTYYSLKDRLRVQFHSDNLSKFIFKGFRAVYSRLESNPRFCPKAATLFTASNGKFSSPGYPSDVPPGLDVANNRACTWKITVAAGKRVKLNFTHLNFGTCSSQCDQCTHLDIYDGDSKSSPSLGRFCPESAKETKVSHGNNVFVEFESGFGNDRGTGFEVQYSETDDPPTDVGDASTTVTTKPTDEQTDKPSDKPTFKQAEPPTRAGASKTGGLLILTILALAASLY is encoded by the exons ATGGTGCGTCGCTGGCGAAAAGATCAAGCGAACCTGTTTAATGGTGagcttaaaatgtcagcaaagCGAAAGACGATGGGCTGCTTTTCGCCAAAGTATCCTGAATTGGATCAAACAATACTGGACTGGTTTTCAGAGCAGAGGAGTCAAG TCATCATCATGGTTCATCATGCAGCATGTAAtc catGTGCCTCTCCAGAAGTTATCAGTGGAACCTCTGGACTTTTTTCAAGCTTTAATTTTCCCACTGAGACACCAAGAGACTCAACTTGTTTCTGGAATATCACAGTTCCAGAAGGATTTGTGGTGAAAATAACTTTCCACACATTTTCACTGTCACCAGGTGACACAAAAACTGACTGTAGTAATGCACAAGGGGCTCGTCTTCGTATCTCAGATGTTGCATCAACTGAACAGGCAAGATACCCATTTGAACTCTGTGGGCAGTCTATTCCTAATCCTGTGTATACTTCCACAAACACCATTCAAGTGAGATTGAAGACAGTAGCTCAGCATGGAGTCATTGGATTTAATGCATCTTATGAGGCGATCTCCCCTGATAAGT TGTGTCCAGCAATGGCCAATTTGAGTGATGCATCAGGTGTTATTACCTCTCCATTTTATCCCAGATATTATCCAAATGACCAGAACTGCATGTGGGATATTGTTGCAAGCAACGGAAAGCATCTCAAGCTTGAGATTGAGAACTCCACAAACATTCCACAATGTAATCAATGCAATTGTGACTATTTGGATGTCCAGTATGGCTTTGACAGTTCAGGAAATCCAAGTGAGAAAATATGTAAAGAACTCAAGGAAACTGTGACGTACTACTCACTTAAGGATCGTCTAAGGGTGCAGTTTCATTCAGACAACTTGtcgaaattcatttttaagggATTCAGAGCAGTTTACTCTCGCCTGGAATCCAACCCGAGAT TTTGTCCTAAAGCAGCAACCCTGTTCACAGCTTCAAATGGAAAGTTCAGCAGTCCTGGTTACCCCTCAGATGTCCCTCCTGGTCTAGATGTAGCTAATAATCGAGCCTGTACCTGGAAGATCACTGTAGCTGCTGGGAAACGTGTCAAGTTGAATTTTACCCATCTAAATTTTGGCACATGTTCTTCTCAATGTGATCAGTGCACACATCTGGACATCTATGATGGTGATTCAAAAAGCTCTCCTTCTCTGGGGCGTTTCTGTCCTGAATCTGCAAAGGAAACGAAGGTGTCACACGGTAACAACGTGTTTGTGGAGTTTGAATCTGGCTTTGGTAATGATCGTGGTACTGGTTTTGAAGTACAATACTCAGAGACAGATGATCCACCTACAGATGTGGGTGATGCATCTACAACTGTCACAACAAAACCAACAGATGAACAAACAGATAAACCATCAGATAAACCAACATTTAAACAAGCAGAACCCCCAACAA GGGCTGGAGCCTCAAAGACTGGTGGCCTGTTGATTCTCACCATACTTGCCCTAGCTGCATCCCTCTATTAG
- the LOC131777694 gene encoding CUB domain-containing protein 2 isoform X1, with translation MVRRWRKDQANLFNGELKMSAKRKTMGCFSPKYPELDQTILDWFSEQRSQVIIMVHHAACNPCASPEVISGTSGLFSSFNFPTETPRDSTCFWNITVPEGFVVKITFHTFSLSPGDTKTDCSNAQGARLRISDVASTEQARYPFELCGQSIPNPVYTSTNTIQVRLKTVAQHGVIGFNASYEAISPDKLCPAMANLSDASGVITSPFYPRYYPNDQNCMWDIVASNGKHLKLEIENSTNIPQCNQCNCDYLDVQYGFDSSGNPSEKICKELKETVTYYSLKDRLRVQFHSDNLSKFIFKGFRAVYSRLESNPRFCPKAATLFTASNGKFSSPGYPSDVPPGLDVANNRACTWKITVAAGKRVKLNFTHLNFGTCSSQCDQCTHLDIYDGDSKSSPSLGRFCPESAKETKVSHGNNVFVEFESGFGNDRGTGFEVQYSETDDPPTDVGDASTTVTTKPTDEQTDKPSDKPTFKQAEPPTSHPSPELISKSVEPYQKKSGAGASKTGGLLILTILALAASLY, from the exons ATGGTGCGTCGCTGGCGAAAAGATCAAGCGAACCTGTTTAATGGTGagcttaaaatgtcagcaaagCGAAAGACGATGGGCTGCTTTTCGCCAAAGTATCCTGAATTGGATCAAACAATACTGGACTGGTTTTCAGAGCAGAGGAGTCAAG TCATCATCATGGTTCATCATGCAGCATGTAAtc catGTGCCTCTCCAGAAGTTATCAGTGGAACCTCTGGACTTTTTTCAAGCTTTAATTTTCCCACTGAGACACCAAGAGACTCAACTTGTTTCTGGAATATCACAGTTCCAGAAGGATTTGTGGTGAAAATAACTTTCCACACATTTTCACTGTCACCAGGTGACACAAAAACTGACTGTAGTAATGCACAAGGGGCTCGTCTTCGTATCTCAGATGTTGCATCAACTGAACAGGCAAGATACCCATTTGAACTCTGTGGGCAGTCTATTCCTAATCCTGTGTATACTTCCACAAACACCATTCAAGTGAGATTGAAGACAGTAGCTCAGCATGGAGTCATTGGATTTAATGCATCTTATGAGGCGATCTCCCCTGATAAGT TGTGTCCAGCAATGGCCAATTTGAGTGATGCATCAGGTGTTATTACCTCTCCATTTTATCCCAGATATTATCCAAATGACCAGAACTGCATGTGGGATATTGTTGCAAGCAACGGAAAGCATCTCAAGCTTGAGATTGAGAACTCCACAAACATTCCACAATGTAATCAATGCAATTGTGACTATTTGGATGTCCAGTATGGCTTTGACAGTTCAGGAAATCCAAGTGAGAAAATATGTAAAGAACTCAAGGAAACTGTGACGTACTACTCACTTAAGGATCGTCTAAGGGTGCAGTTTCATTCAGACAACTTGtcgaaattcatttttaagggATTCAGAGCAGTTTACTCTCGCCTGGAATCCAACCCGAGAT TTTGTCCTAAAGCAGCAACCCTGTTCACAGCTTCAAATGGAAAGTTCAGCAGTCCTGGTTACCCCTCAGATGTCCCTCCTGGTCTAGATGTAGCTAATAATCGAGCCTGTACCTGGAAGATCACTGTAGCTGCTGGGAAACGTGTCAAGTTGAATTTTACCCATCTAAATTTTGGCACATGTTCTTCTCAATGTGATCAGTGCACACATCTGGACATCTATGATGGTGATTCAAAAAGCTCTCCTTCTCTGGGGCGTTTCTGTCCTGAATCTGCAAAGGAAACGAAGGTGTCACACGGTAACAACGTGTTTGTGGAGTTTGAATCTGGCTTTGGTAATGATCGTGGTACTGGTTTTGAAGTACAATACTCAGAGACAGATGATCCACCTACAGATGTGGGTGATGCATCTACAACTGTCACAACAAAACCAACAGATGAACAAACAGATAAACCATCAGATAAACCAACATTTAAACAAGCAGAACCCCCAACAA GTCATCCATCACCAGAACTAATTTCCAAGTCTGTTGAGCCATATCAAAAGAAAAGCG GGGCTGGAGCCTCAAAGACTGGTGGCCTGTTGATTCTCACCATACTTGCCCTAGCTGCATCCCTCTATTAG